In the genome of Massilibacillus massiliensis, one region contains:
- a CDS encoding ABC transporter ATP-binding protein, with product MENQLVIHLTNVGKRYGRKVLFCGIDKVVQPGQCIAITGKNGSGKSTLLKLIAGLVRPTSGAVEMICGNQTLDTEQRLKQLGFISPELVFYPTLTGVENLLFFANGHGCRCTKEQAEQAMEQVGLQTKRLLSTYSTGMKQRLKFALLKILQPALWLLDEPSANLDDEGKALAMHCIKEALQQGVTVIIATNERWEAQYADDEISLT from the coding sequence ATGGAAAATCAGTTGGTGATTCATTTAACAAACGTAGGCAAGCGGTATGGTCGTAAAGTCTTGTTTTGTGGAATCGATAAAGTAGTGCAGCCGGGACAATGTATAGCGATTACCGGTAAAAACGGTTCGGGAAAATCGACATTGTTAAAATTAATTGCCGGGCTGGTTCGCCCCACTTCGGGAGCGGTTGAGATGATTTGTGGCAATCAAACACTGGATACTGAACAGCGTCTAAAGCAACTGGGATTTATCTCGCCGGAGTTGGTGTTTTATCCCACATTGACAGGCGTGGAAAATCTTTTGTTTTTTGCTAACGGCCATGGTTGCCGTTGCACGAAAGAGCAGGCAGAGCAAGCTATGGAGCAGGTTGGTCTGCAGACGAAGCGTTTGCTCAGTACCTATTCTACGGGGATGAAACAAAGGCTGAAGTTTGCACTGCTAAAAATTCTGCAGCCTGCTTTATGGCTCTTAGATGAACCATCGGCAAATCTTGATGATGAGGGTAAAGCTTTAGCTATGCATTGTATCAAGGAAGCATTGCAGCAAGGCGTAACTGTCATCATTGCGACAAATGAACGTTGGGAGGCGCAGTATGCCGATGATGAAATATCCCTTACTTAA
- a CDS encoding heme exporter protein CcmB has product MPMMKYPLLNAIWCVFTKELLCEFRTKYVLSTLVMFALVTLSSVSMAVGGVSLAPQISGVLLWIILFFCSMAGLSRVFVEEQETGTMFALRIYMPSQAIILGKMLFNTVLLLFLSWFVVPLFIMFLNVDISFWWSFLTVLCLGTVGIAAASTLTAAMVAKAGGKHALFTVLTFPILLPQFLGSIHATICLFSQIPPTYHDLIFMAGYDLVLIVAAYILFDYFWYN; this is encoded by the coding sequence ATGCCGATGATGAAATATCCCTTACTTAATGCAATCTGGTGTGTATTTACCAAGGAACTTTTATGTGAATTTAGGACGAAGTATGTACTGAGCACACTTGTTATGTTTGCTTTGGTTACGCTGTCCAGCGTAAGTATGGCGGTCGGTGGGGTAAGTTTAGCGCCGCAAATCAGTGGTGTACTGTTATGGATTATTTTGTTTTTTTGCTCTATGGCAGGTCTGTCGCGGGTTTTTGTTGAGGAGCAGGAAACAGGTACAATGTTTGCTTTGCGTATTTATATGCCGAGTCAAGCGATTATTTTAGGCAAGATGTTGTTTAACACGGTATTGTTATTGTTTTTGAGTTGGTTTGTTGTACCACTGTTTATTATGTTTCTTAACGTGGATATTTCGTTTTGGTGGTCATTTCTTACGGTTTTATGTTTGGGAACGGTTGGGATAGCGGCGGCTTCGACGCTGACGGCGGCTATGGTCGCAAAAGCGGGCGGTAAGCATGCTTTATTTACGGTGCTGACCTTTCCGATTTTACTGCCGCAATTTTTGGGCAGCATTCATGCAACGATCTGTCTTTTCTCGCAGATTCCACCAACGTATCATGATCTGATCTTTATGGCGGGGTATGACTTGGTGCTGATCGTTGCGGCCTATATTTTATTTGATTATTTTTGGTATAACTAG
- a CDS encoding cytochrome c biogenesis protein has protein sequence MRVTGLILGFLGALYAVFYIVPPAAGLGNLVRIAFFHIPVAWVSVLAFFLSAYWGGQYLRKREMDYDWKSSSAAALGLVFCLLATVSGAIFAKLTWGAYWNWDPRQTTIFILLLIYGAYMVLRSAISDEEERAKISAVYGLVSFLTVPFLVFIIPRFYASLHPEPVINGKGTLGMDTTMVAVLMFTLCIVTAAFWQMLQYLVNRKKHAAQLENCSEE, from the coding sequence ATGAGAGTAACCGGCTTGATTTTAGGTTTTTTAGGTGCGCTATATGCAGTGTTTTATATTGTACCGCCGGCAGCGGGACTCGGAAATTTGGTGCGAATCGCTTTTTTTCATATTCCGGTTGCCTGGGTTTCAGTACTTGCTTTTTTCCTGTCTGCTTACTGGGGCGGGCAGTATTTAAGAAAGCGTGAAATGGACTATGACTGGAAAAGTTCTAGTGCGGCTGCGCTCGGATTGGTATTTTGTCTATTGGCAACGGTCAGCGGGGCTATTTTTGCAAAACTCACTTGGGGCGCCTACTGGAACTGGGATCCTCGGCAAACGACGATTTTTATTTTACTTTTGATTTATGGTGCGTATATGGTTTTACGTTCGGCAATCAGTGATGAAGAGGAACGGGCTAAAATCTCTGCTGTTTATGGGCTCGTGTCGTTTCTGACAGTACCTTTTTTAGTATTTATCATTCCCCGATTTTATGCTTCGCTTCATCCGGAACCGGTAATTAACGGCAAAGGTACGCTGGGAATGGATACGACGATGGTTGCGGTGCTTATGTTTACATTATGTATAGTTACAGCCGCTTTTTGGCAAATGCTGCAGTATCTGGTGAACAGAAAAAAACACGCAGCGCAGTTAGAAAATTGTAGTGAGGAGTGA
- a CDS encoding cytochrome c maturation protein CcmE domain-containing protein yields the protein MKVRHLVGIGLIGAFFLFSAFSFKESLTPYVTFAEARSNTGIVQVKGVLVADSVTASAGAVHFTLRDEDGEEAQVTYQGVRPEGFEQASSIVAIGKVKNGRFTAEKLLVKCPSKYQGTTQGS from the coding sequence ATGAAAGTACGTCATTTAGTTGGAATTGGTCTTATCGGCGCGTTTTTCCTGTTTAGCGCATTTAGTTTTAAAGAATCTCTTACGCCGTATGTTACGTTTGCCGAGGCGCGCAGCAATACCGGGATTGTACAGGTAAAGGGCGTACTTGTAGCGGATAGTGTGACAGCAAGCGCCGGTGCAGTTCATTTTACTTTACGGGATGAAGATGGAGAAGAAGCACAAGTGACTTACCAAGGTGTCAGACCGGAAGGATTTGAGCAGGCATCCAGTATTGTTGCAATTGGCAAAGTGAAAAATGGAAGATTTACCGCCGAAAAACTGCTCGTAAAATGTCCTTCTAAGTATCAGGGAACAACACAAGGGAGTTGA